A stretch of Enterobacter cloacae complex sp. ECNIH7 DNA encodes these proteins:
- the cecR gene encoding transcriptional regulator CecR, with the protein MNTTPTTTKGEQAKNQLIAAALAQFGEYGLHATTRDIAALAGQNIAASTYYFGSKEDLYLACAEWIADFIGTQFHPHVEEATALLGQPSPDRAAVRQLILNACHDMIRLLTHDDTLNLSKFISREQLSPTVAYQRVHDRVIEPMHSHLTRLIAAYTGRDASDTETVLHTHALLGEILAFRLGRETILLRTGWTQFDEDKAAQISKVIACHVDLILQGLTQRSLKS; encoded by the coding sequence ATGAATACGACACCCACAACAACCAAAGGTGAACAGGCCAAAAATCAGCTTATCGCCGCCGCGCTGGCGCAGTTTGGTGAGTACGGGCTGCATGCAACCACGCGCGATATTGCCGCGCTGGCCGGGCAGAACATTGCGGCGAGTACCTACTATTTTGGCTCAAAAGAGGATTTATACCTCGCCTGCGCCGAGTGGATCGCCGATTTTATCGGCACGCAGTTTCACCCGCACGTTGAGGAAGCCACCGCGCTGCTCGGCCAGCCGTCGCCGGATCGCGCCGCCGTTCGCCAGCTTATTCTCAATGCCTGTCACGATATGATCCGCCTGCTGACGCACGACGATACGCTCAACCTGAGCAAGTTTATCTCCCGGGAGCAGCTCTCCCCGACCGTCGCCTACCAGCGGGTACACGATCGGGTGATTGAGCCAATGCACTCGCACCTGACCCGGCTGATCGCCGCCTATACCGGGCGGGACGCCAGTGATACCGAGACAGTTTTGCATACCCACGCCCTGCTGGGTGAAATCCTTGCCTTCCGTCTGGGCAGGGAAACCATCCTGTTACGCACCGGCTGGACACAATTTGATGAGGATAAAGCCGCGCAGATTAGCAAGGTGATCGCCTGTCACGTCGATCTGATCCTGCAAGGCTTAACGCAAAGGAGCCTGAAGTCATGA